From the genome of Gracilinanus agilis isolate LMUSP501 chromosome 2, AgileGrace, whole genome shotgun sequence, one region includes:
- the LOC123237949 gene encoding heat shock factor-binding protein 1-like, translating to MAETDPKIVQDLTAVVHTLLQQMQDKFQTMSDQIIGRIDDMSSHIDDLEKNIADLMTQVGVEEIEGENKIPTTCNS from the coding sequence ATGGCGGAGACAGACCCCAAAATTGTACAGGACCTGACCGCTGTGGTTCATACACTTCTCCAGCAGATGCAGGACAAATTTCAGACAATGTCAGACCAGATAATTGGCCGAATTGATGATATGAGCAGTCACATTGATGATCTGGAGAAAAATATCGCTGACCTTATGACCCAAGTAGGGGtggaagaaatagaaggggaaaacaaaatacCAACTACATGTAATAGTTAA